A region of Lycium barbarum isolate Lr01 chromosome 3, ASM1917538v2, whole genome shotgun sequence DNA encodes the following proteins:
- the LOC132632861 gene encoding DNAJ protein JJJ1 homolog, giving the protein MASSEKRCLYEVLGVNRDVTADEIRSAYRKLALQRHPDKLVRSGVPESEATASFQELVNAYEVLSDARERAWYDSHRSQILFSNSGPANSGSNSGPVPDLFSFFSNSVYNGYSDKGKGFYKVYGDLFDKIYQTDLNFARKLGTDLPKEAPLMGNLDSPYAQATAFYSYWSGFVTVMDFCWVDQYDVMAGPNRKSRRIMEDENKKLRKKAKREYNETVRGLAEFVKKRDKRVIDMQLKKNEEMEKKKEEERKRKKELERQKAERAKKYVEPEWTKVEELEDEEFEEDSDEDEKKKADVNELYCVACSKKFKSEKQWKNHEQSKKHKEKVAALREAFDDEDDEYEGLVDDGASEEQNVADADRTTDLSADDGVDELAEHLEGSTRIQEDEREDDEVQSSEEDETTNYQSGSNLKGVADELVLDDDEASVLESMISGRKSRKNAGPGGSHQTSAKNVQGETGNDEMDFMEYNNLRSTRRNRGGRRQRNRRPQEEEEEEEAAGGGGDVNSGRRQRNRRPQEEEEEEAGGGAGDVRFRVAEVGTDSEVKSACNDSSACQEPSSQPSAETANDHKGDDVSGNSEKVTSHGTDKKTTAKKEKNNKSKDATKGRKQKAKSKSSSNLCDTCGEEFDSRNQLHKHLGSTGHAKLKSR; this is encoded by the exons ATGGCGTCGTCTGAGAAGCGATGCCTATACGAAGTCCTCGGCGTGAACCGTGACGTCACCGCTGACGAAATCCGGTCAGCTTACCGCAAGCTCGCCTTACAACGCCACCCAGACAAGCTTGTCCGATCCGGCGTGCCTGAATCCGAAGCAACAGCTTCGTTTCAAGAGCTTGTTAACGCTTACGAAGTTCTATCCGACGCGCGGGAACGCGCGTGGTACGACTCGCATCGGTCTCAGATACTATTCTCCAATTCCGGTCCTGCGAATTCGGGTTCTAATTCGGGTCCTGTACCTGACTTGTTTTCGTTCTTTTCGAATTCGGTGTATAATGGATATTCGGATAAAGGGAAGGGATTTTATAAGGTGTATGGTGATTTGTTTGACAAGATATATCAAACTGATTTGAATTTCGCGAGGAAGTTGGGGACAGATTTGCCTAAAGAAGCTCCTCTTATGGGAAATTTGGACAGTCCTTATGCTCAG GCGACAGCGTTCTATAGCTATTGGTCAGGATTTGTTACAGTGATGGACTTTTGTTGGGTAGATCAGTATGACGTGATGGCGGGACCCAATAGAAAGTCAAGGAGGATAATGGAGGATGAGAACAAGAAGCTGAGGAAAAAGGCAAAAAGGGAATATAATGAGACTGTTAGAGGATTGGCGGAGTTTGTGAAAAAGAGAGATAAGAGAGTGATTGACATGCAGTTGAAGAAGAATGAGGAAATggagaagaaaaaggaagagGAACGCAAGAGAAAGAAGGAGCTAGAGAGACAGAAGGCTGAGAGAGCAAAGAAATATGTAGAGCCTGAGTGGACGAAAGTAGAGGAGTTAGAAGATGAAGAATTTGAGGAGGATTCGGATGAGGACGAGAAAAAGAAGGCAGATGTGAATGAATTGTACTGTGTGGCGTGTTCGAAGAAGTTCAAGAGTGAGAAACAGTGGAAAAATCACGAGCAGTCCAAGAAGCATAAGGAGAAGGTGGCAGCTTTGAGAGAAGCTTTTGATGacgaagatgatgaatatgaaggGTTGGTGGACGATGGGGCAAGTGAGGAGCAAAACGTAGCTGATGCTGATAGAACAACTGATTTATCTGCAGATGATGGGGTGGATGAGTTGGCAGAGCATTTAGAAGGTAGTACACGAATTCAAGAAGATGAGCGTGAGGATGATGAGGTTCAGAGCAGCGAGGAAGATGAGACCACTAATTATCAGAGTGGCAGTAATTTAAAGGGAGTGGCTGATGAACTTGTATTAGATGATGATGAAGCTAGTGTACTTGAATCTATGATATCTGGCCGCAAAAGTAGGAAGAATGCAGGTCCAGGTGGCAGTCATCAAACTTCAGCAAAGAATGTTCAGGGTGAAACCGGTAATGATGAAATGGACTTCATGGAATATAATAaccttagaagtactaggagaaATAGGGGTGGCCGGAGACAAAGAAACAGGAgaccacaagaagaagaagaagaagaagaagcagcaggAGGAGGAGGAGATGTAAATAGTGGCCGGAGACAAAGAAACAGGAgaccacaagaagaagaagaagaagaagcaggagGAGGAGCAGGAGATGTAAGATTTCGTGTTGCTGAAGTTGGTACTGACTCCGAGGTAAAAAGTGCATGTAATGATAGCTCAGCTTGCCAGGAGCCTTCATCCCAGCCTTCAGCAGAAACTGCTAATGATCACAAAGGAGATGACGTCTCGGGAAATAGTGAAAAAGTTACAAGTCATGGTACAGACAAGAAAACTACCgcaaagaaggaaaaaaataacaaatcaaaAGATGCAACCAAAGGAAGGAAACAGAAG GCAAAATCGAAATCTTCTAGCAACTTGTGCGATACATGTGGGGAGGAATTCGATTCAAG GAATCAGTTACATAAGCATCTAGGATCGACGGGGCATGCTAAACTAAAATCTCGCTGA